From the Brassica napus cultivar Da-Ae chromosome A8, Da-Ae, whole genome shotgun sequence genome, one window contains:
- the LOC111200064 gene encoding dnaJ homolog subfamily B member 12-like has product MDKDEAKRALDIAEKKLSENDYVGAKKFVNKAQSLYADLDGLNQVLMMINVYTSAEIKISGGIETDWYGVLGVDYKADDEIVKRQYKNLALLLHPDKNRFNGAEGAFKLVLHAWSLLSDRAERYLYDERRMKKKPPPSAKARDAPSNMFWTMCSECKTRCEYWRDSYLNRTVLCPMCGKTFIATEQIPRAVKKTSKTYNVLFGYCR; this is encoded by the coding sequence TGATTACGTTGGAGCCAAGAAATTTGTTAACAAGGCTCAGAGTTTATACGCGGATCTTGATGGCTTGAACCAAGTGTTGATGATGATCAATGTTTATACCTCTGCAGAAATCAAGATTAGTGGAGGAATAGAAACTGATTGGTACGGAGTTCTTGGTGTTGATTATAAGGCTGATGATGAAATAGTGAAGAGGCAGTACAAGAACTTAGCCCTTTTGCTTCATCCGGACAAGAACAGATTTAATGGAGCGGAAGGCGCGTTTAAGCTGGTTTTACATGCTTGGTCTCTGTTATCTGACAGGGCTGAGAGATACCTCTATGATGAaaggaggatgaagaagaaaccACCACCAAGTGCAAAGGCTAGGGATGCGCCTTCAAATATGTTTTGGACAATGTGCAGTGAGTGTAAGACACGATGCGAATATTGGAGGGATTCTTATCTTAACAGGACCGTACTATGTCCAATGTGTGGTAAGACTTTCATTGCAACCGAGCAAATTCCACGGGCAGTTAAGAAAACCAGCAAGACCTACAATGTATTGTTTGGGTATTGTAGATGA
- the LOC106441825 gene encoding chaperone protein DnaJ-like: MECNKEEATKAIKIAERKLSENDYNGAKRFAGKAKTLYPTLDGLEQISTMVDVFISASNKTNGSESDWYGILGVDPLADEEAVKKQYKKLALLLHPDKNRFNGAEGAFKLVLDAWSLLSDKAKRVAYDQKRKRKEAKEKKSEPKKTEKRARQEPGSCNVDGKAKEASSKKKKVSSTFWTMCTYCLTYSEHVRAHSLDKTSHCPFCHGIFVATEKFPEMVNGKPFIRFAPPRQQATFWTMCTHCSTYSEHVRAAHLDKTLPCPFCHGLFVATESFPEMVNGKPFIRFAPPRPKPQATSGSTSDAPNSTHEADMHFKKPMATGHPRSRFEDLNSTHEAQRLFSRSGRQV, translated from the coding sequence ATGGAGTGTAATAAGGAAGAAGCTACAAAAGCAATTAAAATTGCAGAGAGAAAACTCTCAGAGAACGACTACAACGGAGCGAAGAGATTCGCTGGAAAAGCTAAGACTTTGTATCCAACCCTCGATGGTTTGGAACAGATCTCAACGATGGTCGATGTTTTCATCTCTGCATCGAACAAGACAAACGGAAGTGAATCAGACTGGTATGGGATTCTCGGTGTTGATCCTTTGGCCGATGAAGAAGCCGTCAAAAAACAGTACAAGAAGCTAGCACTTTTGCTTCATCCAGACAAGAACAGGTTTAATGGAGCGGAAGGCGCGTTTAAGCTGGTTTTAGATGCTTGGTCTCTTTTATCTGACAAGGCTAAGAGAGTTGCCTATgatcagaagaggaaaaggaaagaagctaaagagaaaaagagtgaACCAAAAAAAACGGAAAAGAGGGCACGGCAGGAGCCAGGTTCTTGTAACGTGGATGGCAAGGCAAAAGAAGCTTCATCGAAAAAGAAGAAAGTTAGCAGTACCTTTTGGACAATGTGCACTTATTGCTTGACGTACTCCGAACATGTGAGAGCTCATAGTCTTGACAAGACCTCGCATTGTCCATTCTGCCATGGGATTTTCGTCGCGACGGAGAAGTTTCCAGAGATGGTCAATGGGAAGCCATTCATCAGATTCGCTCCTCCTCGCCAACAAGCTACCTTTTGGACAATGTGCACTCATTGCTCGACATACTCTGAGCATGTGAGAGCTGCTCATCTTGACAAGACCTTGCCTTGTCCATTCTGCCATGGACTTTTCGTCGCTACAGAGAGCTTTCCTGAGATGGTCAACGGGAAGCCATTCATAAGATTTGCTCCTCCTCGCCCTAAGCCTCAAGCAACAAGCGGAAGCACAAGTGATGCTCCAAACTCTACTCATGAGGCAGACATGCATTTCAAGAAGCCGATGGCAACAGGACATCCACGCTCTAGATTTGAAGATCTAAACTCTACTCATGAAGCACAGAGGCTTTTTTCAAGAAGCGGACGGCAGGTGTGA
- the LOC106383201 gene encoding chaperone protein dnaJ 1, mitochondrial-like, producing MESNKDKAIKSIGIAEKKISENDYVGAKKFVNKAENLYPKLDGLKQVSMMIDVYISASDKINRKGEADWYGVLGVDPSVTDEDLKRQYKKLALLLHPDKNKFTGATEAFKLISEGWCLLSDKAQRFSYDLKRKPTDMESGMYQKEPKRHKTDFSWNKPKHEYDYESESDPETEPEPDFTWNKAQYKREPYFSWNYVKAGTFWTKCDRCNTYCQFESDSAYLNETLSCPNCRQDFVVTEIELEEIGGRRVIRFNKSRTDTSSSSSSSSSSSSSTSAFDSTTLQKKE from the coding sequence ATGGAAAGTAACAAGGACAAAGCTATAAAATCAATAGGTATTGCCGAGAAGAAAATCTCAGAGAACGATTACGTAGGCGCCAAGAAATTCGTCAACAAGGCTGAGAATTTGTATCCAAAGCTCGATGGATTGAAACAAGTGTCGATGATGATCGATGTCTACATCTCTGCATCAGACAAGATCAACAGAAAAGGAGAAGCTGATTGGTATGGAGTTCTTGGTGTTGATCCTTCGGTTACTGATGAAGATTTGAAAAGACAGTACAAGAAGTTAGCTCTTTTGCTTCATCCTGACAAGAACAAGTTTACTGGCGCAACCGAGGCGTTTAAGCTGATCTCAGAAGGTTGGTGTCTGTTGTCTGATAAGGCTCAGAGATTTTCTTATGATCTGAAGAGGAAACCAACAGATATGGAGAGTGGAATGTACCAGAAAGAACCAAAGCGACACAAGACAGACTTTTCATGGAATAAGCCGAAACATGAGTATGATTATGAGTCTGAGTCTGACCCTGAGACTGAGCCTGAGCCTGATTTTACATGGAATAAGGCTCAATATAAGCGTGAGCCATACTTTTCATGGAATTATGTGAAAGCCGGTACCTTTTGGACAAAGTGCGATAGATGCAACACATATTGTCAATTTGAAAGTGACAGTGCTTATCTTAATGAGACGTTATCTTGTCCAAATTGCAGACAGGATTTTGTTGTAACCGAGATAGAACTAGAGGAGATCGGAGGGAGGCGAGTCATCAGGTTCAATAAAAGCAGAACtgatacttcttcttcttcttcttcttcttcttcttcttcttcaagtacTTCAGCATTTGATAGCACAACCCTGCAGAAGAAAGAATGA